From Oryzias melastigma strain HK-1 linkage group LG15, ASM292280v2, whole genome shotgun sequence, one genomic window encodes:
- the agpat4 gene encoding 1-acyl-sn-glycerol-3-phosphate acyltransferase delta isoform X1: MPKRLLGRMGLLSTLKSQFICHLIICYVFLASGILINLLQVCTLPVWLVSKQLFRRINIRLGYCIVSQVVAVLEWWSCTKCTLYTDPASHLLYGKEKAIVILNHKFEIDFLCGWTFCERFGVLGSSKVLAKQELAYVPVIGWMWYFLEIVFCKRKWEEDRTLVAQSLQKLRDYPENYWFLLFCEGTRFTPEKHQASMQVAESKGLPKLKHHLLPRTKGFWVTVQNLRGTVSAVYDSTLNFRNNEKPTMLGVLNGKKYHADLYVRRIPLELIPEDEKECAAWLHKLYQEKDSFQEHYEKTGCFPGCDMSPPRQSWTLINWIFWSCVVLYPLVLMLTHVISSGSVLTIIVAVVVCSAASVAVRGMIGQTEIGKGSKYGNREVPPNNSKGSS; the protein is encoded by the exons acttttagggAGGATGGGGCTGCTGTCCACACTGAAATCCCAGTTCATCTGCCACCTGATCATCTGTTATGTGTTTCTGGCGAGTGGCATCCTTATCAACCTGCTTCAGGTGTGCACCTTACCTGTGTGGTTGGTCAGCAAGCAGCTGTTTCGTAGGATCAACATCCGGCTGGGGTACTGCATCGTCAGTC AGGTAGTTGCAGTCCTGGAGTGGTGGTCGTGCACTAAATGCACACTCTACACCGACCCAGCAAGCCATCTTCTGTATGGAAAAGAGAAGGCGATCGTCATCCTCAACCATAAGTTTGAGATTGACTTCCTGTGCGGCTGGACCTTCTGTGAGCGGTTTGGAGTTCTGGGG agcTCAAAAGTTTTAGCCAAACAGGAGCTGGCATATGTGCCAGTGATCGGCTGGATGTGGTACTTCCTGGAGATAGTTTTCTGCAAGAGGAAGTGGGAGGAGGACCGAACGTTGGTGGCCCAAAGTCTTCAGAAACTGCGGGATTACCCAGAAAACTACTGG TTCCTACTGTTTTGTGAGGGAACACGCTTCACCCCAGAGAAGCACCAGGCCAGCATGCAAGTGGCTGAGAGTAAAGGTTTACCTAAACTTAAGCACCATCTTCTGCCCAGAACCAAAGGGTTCTGGGTTACGGTCCAAAACCTCAGAGGAACTG TCTCAGCTGTTTATGATTCCACTCTGAACTTCAGGAACAACGAAAAGCCCACCATGCTTGGAGTCCTCAACGGGAAGAAGTATCATGCAGATTTATACGTTCG GAGGATTCCTCTTGAGTTGATTCCTGAGGATGAGAAGGAATGTGCTGCCTGGCTCCACAAACTTTACCAGGAAAAG GACAGCTTCCAGGAGCATTATGAAAAGACCGGATGCTTCCCTGGCTGTGACATGAGTCCTCCCCGTCAATCATGGACTCTGATCAACTGGATCTTCTGGTCCTGTGTGGTTCTCTACCCTCTGGTTCTCATGCTCACTCACGTAATCAGCTCCGGATCGGTGCTCACCATCATTGTGGCCGTGGTGGTCTGCTCCGCAG CGTCAGTGGCAGTTCGGGGGATGATTGGCCAGACTGAGATTGGAAAAGGCTCCAAATATGGCAACAGGGAGGTTCCTCCCAACAACAGTAAAGGAAGCAGCTAA
- the agpat4 gene encoding 1-acyl-sn-glycerol-3-phosphate acyltransferase delta isoform X2, with protein sequence MGLLSTLKSQFICHLIICYVFLASGILINLLQVCTLPVWLVSKQLFRRINIRLGYCIVSQVVAVLEWWSCTKCTLYTDPASHLLYGKEKAIVILNHKFEIDFLCGWTFCERFGVLGSSKVLAKQELAYVPVIGWMWYFLEIVFCKRKWEEDRTLVAQSLQKLRDYPENYWFLLFCEGTRFTPEKHQASMQVAESKGLPKLKHHLLPRTKGFWVTVQNLRGTVSAVYDSTLNFRNNEKPTMLGVLNGKKYHADLYVRRIPLELIPEDEKECAAWLHKLYQEKDSFQEHYEKTGCFPGCDMSPPRQSWTLINWIFWSCVVLYPLVLMLTHVISSGSVLTIIVAVVVCSAASVAVRGMIGQTEIGKGSKYGNREVPPNNSKGSS encoded by the exons ATGGGGCTGCTGTCCACACTGAAATCCCAGTTCATCTGCCACCTGATCATCTGTTATGTGTTTCTGGCGAGTGGCATCCTTATCAACCTGCTTCAGGTGTGCACCTTACCTGTGTGGTTGGTCAGCAAGCAGCTGTTTCGTAGGATCAACATCCGGCTGGGGTACTGCATCGTCAGTC AGGTAGTTGCAGTCCTGGAGTGGTGGTCGTGCACTAAATGCACACTCTACACCGACCCAGCAAGCCATCTTCTGTATGGAAAAGAGAAGGCGATCGTCATCCTCAACCATAAGTTTGAGATTGACTTCCTGTGCGGCTGGACCTTCTGTGAGCGGTTTGGAGTTCTGGGG agcTCAAAAGTTTTAGCCAAACAGGAGCTGGCATATGTGCCAGTGATCGGCTGGATGTGGTACTTCCTGGAGATAGTTTTCTGCAAGAGGAAGTGGGAGGAGGACCGAACGTTGGTGGCCCAAAGTCTTCAGAAACTGCGGGATTACCCAGAAAACTACTGG TTCCTACTGTTTTGTGAGGGAACACGCTTCACCCCAGAGAAGCACCAGGCCAGCATGCAAGTGGCTGAGAGTAAAGGTTTACCTAAACTTAAGCACCATCTTCTGCCCAGAACCAAAGGGTTCTGGGTTACGGTCCAAAACCTCAGAGGAACTG TCTCAGCTGTTTATGATTCCACTCTGAACTTCAGGAACAACGAAAAGCCCACCATGCTTGGAGTCCTCAACGGGAAGAAGTATCATGCAGATTTATACGTTCG GAGGATTCCTCTTGAGTTGATTCCTGAGGATGAGAAGGAATGTGCTGCCTGGCTCCACAAACTTTACCAGGAAAAG GACAGCTTCCAGGAGCATTATGAAAAGACCGGATGCTTCCCTGGCTGTGACATGAGTCCTCCCCGTCAATCATGGACTCTGATCAACTGGATCTTCTGGTCCTGTGTGGTTCTCTACCCTCTGGTTCTCATGCTCACTCACGTAATCAGCTCCGGATCGGTGCTCACCATCATTGTGGCCGTGGTGGTCTGCTCCGCAG CGTCAGTGGCAGTTCGGGGGATGATTGGCCAGACTGAGATTGGAAAAGGCTCCAAATATGGCAACAGGGAGGTTCCTCCCAACAACAGTAAAGGAAGCAGCTAA